From a single Bradyrhizobium sediminis genomic region:
- a CDS encoding carbohydrate ABC transporter permease — translation MADIALEPRTGRRPIREATTWDQIRANRNWLGFWFMLPAMAFLILFLAYPLGLGVWISFTDARIGRPGVFIGTENYEWLWGDSIFWLSVFNTLLYTTVASAIKFAIGLYLALLLNENMPFKAMLRALVLIPFIVPTVLSALAFWWIFDSQFSIISWSLKQMGLITDNINFLGDVAWARACVIFANIWRGVPFVAITLLAGLQTVSPSLYEAATLDGATSWQRFRFITYPLLTPIIAVVMTFSVLFTFTDFQLIWAMTRGGPVNATHLMATLSYQRAIIGGVLGEGAAISNAMIPFLLAAIMISWFGLQRRKWQQGESND, via the coding sequence ATGGCTGACATCGCACTCGAACCCAGGACCGGCAGGCGGCCAATTCGTGAGGCCACCACCTGGGATCAGATCAGGGCCAATCGCAACTGGCTCGGCTTCTGGTTCATGCTGCCGGCGATGGCGTTCCTGATCCTGTTCCTGGCTTATCCGCTGGGTCTGGGGGTCTGGATTTCATTTACGGATGCGCGTATCGGGCGGCCCGGCGTGTTCATCGGCACGGAAAATTACGAATGGCTGTGGGGCGATTCGATCTTCTGGTTGTCGGTGTTCAACACGTTACTCTACACCACGGTCGCCAGCGCCATCAAATTTGCGATCGGCCTCTATCTGGCGCTGTTGTTGAACGAGAACATGCCGTTCAAGGCGATGCTGCGCGCTCTGGTGCTGATCCCCTTCATCGTGCCCACCGTGTTGTCGGCGCTGGCTTTCTGGTGGATCTTCGATTCGCAATTCTCGATCATTTCCTGGTCGCTGAAGCAGATGGGATTGATCACCGACAACATCAATTTCCTCGGCGATGTCGCCTGGGCGCGGGCGTGCGTGATTTTCGCCAACATCTGGCGCGGCGTTCCCTTCGTTGCGATTACGCTGCTGGCTGGCCTGCAGACGGTGTCGCCATCGCTCTACGAAGCCGCGACGCTCGACGGCGCGACCAGCTGGCAGCGATTCCGGTTCATCACCTATCCGCTGCTGACGCCGATCATCGCGGTCGTGATGACGTTCTCGGTTCTGTTTACCTTCACCGACTTCCAGTTGATCTGGGCGATGACGCGCGGTGGACCGGTCAACGCGACCCATCTGATGGCGACGCTGTCCTATCAGCGTGCGATCATCGGCGGCGTGCTCGGCGAGGGCGCGGCGATATCGAATGCGATGATTCCGTTCCTGCTCGCGGCGATCATGATCTCATGGTTCGGACTGCAGCGGCGTAAGTGGCAGCAGGGAGAGAGCAATGACTGA
- a CDS encoding ABC transporter substrate-binding protein, protein MQDFTRRTLLQGGTALAAAGALTGPALLDFAKAWAQASPWKPEKGAKLTVMRWKRFVPAEDDAFNAMVAAFKTATGTEMNVFSESFEDVQPKASVAANTGQGLDLAWGLHTLPQLFPTKVLKMNDVADYLGKKYGGWTSAAAVTCKQGNDWLGIPVATIGGYMTYRKSAMEKAGFKEFPKDFAGFLELCKALKKNNTPAGMALGHASGDANGWLHWMLWGHGAYTVDKNDKVIINSPETVKALEYTKALSDTFIPGTASWNDGSNNKAFLSGELYCTANGISIYVAAKDDPTKKELTEDTYHALYPVGPIGKPTELQLTVPILAFNFTKYPNAAKAFVAFMLEKENYDKWLSGARGYLTHTLNAYDNSPVWTADPKNQVFSQASKRSLPASGIGTPGEKAATAIADFLVVDMFANYCTGRETAAGAIAIAERQLKRIYR, encoded by the coding sequence ATGCAAGACTTTACCCGCCGCACTTTGCTTCAGGGCGGCACCGCGCTTGCCGCGGCCGGCGCACTTACCGGGCCGGCTCTTCTTGATTTTGCCAAGGCCTGGGCGCAGGCATCGCCATGGAAGCCGGAGAAGGGCGCCAAGCTCACCGTGATGCGCTGGAAGCGCTTCGTGCCGGCCGAGGATGATGCCTTCAACGCCATGGTCGCAGCCTTCAAGACCGCCACGGGCACCGAGATGAACGTCTTCAGCGAGTCCTTCGAGGACGTACAGCCGAAGGCTTCCGTCGCCGCCAACACCGGGCAGGGTCTTGATCTCGCATGGGGCCTGCACACGCTGCCGCAGTTATTCCCGACCAAAGTGCTGAAGATGAACGACGTCGCCGACTATCTCGGCAAGAAGTATGGCGGATGGACCAGTGCGGCCGCCGTTACCTGCAAGCAGGGCAACGACTGGCTCGGCATTCCCGTCGCCACCATCGGCGGCTACATGACCTACCGCAAATCGGCGATGGAAAAGGCCGGCTTCAAGGAATTCCCGAAGGACTTCGCGGGTTTCCTCGAATTGTGCAAGGCGCTCAAGAAGAACAACACGCCGGCCGGCATGGCGCTCGGTCATGCCTCGGGCGATGCCAACGGCTGGCTGCACTGGATGCTGTGGGGCCACGGCGCCTACACGGTCGACAAGAACGACAAGGTCATCATCAATTCGCCGGAGACCGTGAAGGCGCTGGAATACACCAAGGCGCTGTCCGACACCTTCATTCCAGGCACCGCGTCGTGGAACGACGGCTCCAACAACAAGGCGTTCCTGTCGGGTGAACTTTATTGCACCGCCAACGGCATCTCGATCTACGTCGCCGCCAAGGACGATCCGACCAAGAAGGAACTTACCGAGGATACCTATCACGCGCTGTATCCGGTCGGGCCGATCGGCAAGCCGACCGAACTGCAGCTCACGGTTCCGATCCTGGCATTCAACTTCACCAAGTATCCGAACGCGGCGAAAGCCTTCGTTGCCTTCATGCTGGAGAAGGAAAACTACGACAAGTGGCTGAGCGGCGCGCGCGGCTATCTGACCCACACGCTCAACGCCTACGACAACTCGCCGGTCTGGACCGCCGACCCGAAGAACCAGGTGTTCAGCCAGGCCAGCAAGCGCTCGCTTCCCGCTTCCGGCATCGGTACGCCCGGCGAGAAGGCGGCAACCGCGATCGCCGACTTCCTGGTGGTCGACATGTTCGCCAACTACTGCACCGGCCGCGAGACCGCCGCCGGCGCGATCGCAATTGCCGAACGGCAGTTGAAGCGCATCTATCGTTGA